A portion of the Candidatus Binataceae bacterium genome contains these proteins:
- the lspA gene encoding signal peptidase II → MKAVAPMAAQAEAPQAQRWNLRRFAAMVLGVALPVFVLDQLSKVLIERHLRPFERIDLIPHLLAITYTQNPGAAFSLFAGMPPAVRNLALGGLAAGAVAVLGVLLARGSRPTLVSVAFALIMGGAAGNLVDRVLRGRVVDFIYVHYYAWSYPVFNFADSAITIGVAVILIHSLFAHDAS, encoded by the coding sequence GTGAAGGCCGTCGCGCCGATGGCGGCGCAGGCCGAAGCTCCCCAAGCGCAGCGCTGGAACCTGCGCCGGTTCGCCGCGATGGTGCTGGGAGTCGCACTGCCGGTCTTCGTGCTCGACCAACTGAGCAAGGTCCTCATCGAGCGCCATCTTCGCCCCTTCGAGCGGATCGATCTGATCCCGCATCTGCTCGCGATAACCTACACGCAGAATCCGGGCGCGGCCTTCAGCCTGTTCGCCGGCATGCCGCCGGCCGTGCGTAATCTGGCGCTCGGCGGACTGGCGGCGGGCGCCGTCGCGGTCCTGGGCGTGCTGCTCGCGCGCGGCTCGCGTCCGACCCTCGTTTCGGTCGCTTTCGCGCTGATCATGGGCGGTGCCGCGGGCAACCTGGTCGATCGCGTCCTGCGCGGGCGCGTCGTGGACTTCATCTACGTCCACTATTACGCCTGGAGCTACCCGGTCTTTAATTTCGCCGACAGCGCGATCACGATCGGCGTCGCGGTAATCCTGATCCATTCGCTTTTCGCCCACGACGCCTCCTGA
- a CDS encoding helix-turn-helix domain-containing protein produces the protein MTNNGKERVGLMDFDSVQSRVMTVQDVSTYLRVHPSTVYRLLKRNELPAFRVGSDWRFNVEAIDRWRAQMEAGGQVLSKS, from the coding sequence ATGACCAATAACGGGAAAGAGCGGGTTGGGCTGATGGATTTCGACAGCGTTCAGTCGCGCGTGATGACGGTGCAGGACGTCTCCACCTATCTGCGGGTCCATCCTTCGACGGTTTACCGGTTGCTCAAGCGCAACGAGCTGCCGGCGTTCCGGGTCGGCAGCGATTGGCGGTTCAACGTCGAGGCGATCGACCGCTGGCGCGCGCAGATGGAAGCCGGCGGCCAGGTGTTGTCGAAGAGCTAA
- a CDS encoding MMPL family transporter, protein MGSFGQRTADFLLRWRWSVLALYTVLTAFFAIGVARIARNFQAQTSFADLIPGHNPVTDVFKQYQNFSKPATVEILLKVKHGTIYTPQTLARIWRLTRELDLVPGIDHVTLTSIASEKIRVVRPTPWGAVSMPVMTDVIPRTEAEAMAVRERARHAAGVTGILVSPDERAALIDAAFFENVLDYGDVFDRVHRMLEAEHDPNVEFYPAGRVMLIGWIYRYGHQAIWIFLLSLALVILAHVDYMRSLAGALTPIIAAAVSTVWGLGAGGWMGLNLEPLTVVVPVLLMARALSHSLQITRRYYEILYERHERVAGAAGALASMFAPACLGIMCDVAGLYMICLAPIPIIQKLGLLCGTWSLLLIPSTVMLTPVLLAILPPPRDVSVFITHEVPSLSTRLIEPVQRALAALLTPRTRMLSAMVALPMAALIAYLAMSRPVGNVSIGSPLLWHNNEYNVAEREINRNLAGTSTLNVVWEGKVPMALFRPQVFDSMRRFQLAIERAHGAEATLSIADYIPITGLILRGGNPKWLPVDLTGHDVGAYLFWTLTGHSLENFSQLLEPNARNGDVVLWYKDLRAGTVERAMAEARRAVAAVQPEPSPIYNIRIGTGLVALQYALDHVVRAADLRILVYLLATIFVMCVMTYYSAVAAAMLLVPLILAQFATDSVMYLRGVGLDVNTLPVVAVGLGVGIDYGIYLLSRICEEFQGAADGDVQGAVTRALFTTGEATFFVAFTMVLGVLPWYFLSDLRFLAEMGLMLALVMAFNGLLAMTVLPLETVLLRPRFLGRVKLMRRKG, encoded by the coding sequence ATGGGATCGTTTGGTCAGAGGACCGCGGACTTTCTGCTCCGCTGGCGATGGTCGGTTCTGGCGCTTTACACCGTACTGACCGCCTTTTTCGCCATCGGCGTGGCGCGGATCGCGCGCAACTTTCAGGCTCAGACTTCGTTTGCCGACCTCATCCCGGGCCACAACCCGGTCACCGACGTCTTCAAGCAGTACCAAAACTTCAGCAAGCCGGCGACGGTCGAGATCCTGCTTAAGGTCAAGCACGGCACGATCTACACGCCCCAAACGCTCGCACGCATCTGGCGGCTGACGCGCGAGCTTGACCTCGTGCCCGGGATCGACCACGTCACCCTGACCTCGATCGCCTCCGAAAAAATCCGCGTGGTGCGGCCGACCCCGTGGGGCGCGGTTTCGATGCCGGTGATGACCGACGTGATCCCGCGCACCGAGGCCGAGGCGATGGCGGTGCGCGAGCGCGCGCGCCACGCTGCCGGCGTCACCGGAATTCTCGTCTCGCCCGACGAGCGGGCCGCGCTCATCGACGCCGCCTTCTTCGAAAACGTCCTCGATTACGGCGACGTCTTCGACCGCGTGCATCGCATGCTGGAGGCCGAGCACGACCCGAACGTGGAGTTTTATCCGGCCGGGCGCGTGATGCTGATCGGATGGATTTACCGCTACGGCCATCAGGCGATCTGGATCTTCCTGCTCTCGCTCGCCTTGGTCATCCTCGCCCACGTCGATTACATGCGCAGCCTCGCCGGCGCGCTCACGCCGATAATCGCGGCCGCGGTTTCGACCGTATGGGGGCTCGGCGCGGGCGGCTGGATGGGGCTTAACCTGGAGCCGTTGACCGTGGTGGTGCCGGTGCTGCTGATGGCGCGCGCGCTCAGCCACTCGCTCCAGATCACGCGCCGCTACTACGAGATCCTCTACGAGAGACACGAGCGGGTGGCCGGCGCGGCGGGCGCGCTGGCCTCGATGTTCGCGCCGGCCTGCCTCGGGATCATGTGCGACGTCGCCGGGCTCTATATGATCTGCCTTGCGCCGATCCCGATCATCCAGAAGCTCGGGCTCCTGTGCGGCACGTGGTCGCTGCTGCTGATTCCCTCGACCGTCATGCTCACACCGGTGCTGCTCGCGATCCTGCCGCCGCCGCGCGACGTGAGCGTATTCATCACGCACGAGGTTCCCTCGCTCAGCACGCGATTGATCGAACCCGTGCAGCGCGCGCTGGCCGCGCTGCTGACGCCGCGCACGCGGATGCTGAGCGCGATGGTTGCGCTGCCGATGGCGGCGCTGATCGCGTACCTGGCGATGAGCCGGCCGGTAGGCAACGTCTCGATTGGGAGCCCGCTGCTGTGGCACAACAACGAATACAACGTCGCCGAGCGCGAGATTAACCGCAACCTCGCCGGCACCTCCACGCTCAACGTGGTATGGGAGGGAAAGGTGCCGATGGCGCTGTTCCGGCCGCAGGTGTTCGACTCGATGCGCCGCTTCCAGCTTGCGATCGAGCGCGCCCACGGCGCCGAGGCGACGCTCTCGATTGCGGACTACATCCCGATAACCGGTCTCATCCTGCGCGGCGGCAATCCCAAATGGCTGCCGGTCGATCTGACCGGCCACGACGTCGGCGCCTACCTGTTCTGGACGCTCACCGGCCATTCGCTGGAGAACTTCAGCCAGCTGCTCGAGCCCAACGCGCGCAACGGCGACGTCGTCCTGTGGTACAAGGACCTGCGCGCAGGCACGGTCGAGCGCGCGATGGCCGAGGCGCGGCGCGCGGTCGCGGCGGTCCAGCCCGAGCCCTCGCCGATCTACAACATCCGCATCGGCACCGGCTTGGTCGCCCTGCAGTACGCGCTCGACCACGTGGTGCGCGCCGCCGACCTGCGCATCCTGGTCTACCTGCTGGCGACGATCTTCGTGATGTGCGTGATGACGTACTACTCGGCGGTGGCGGCCGCGATGCTGCTGGTGCCGCTGATTCTCGCCCAGTTCGCCACCGACTCGGTGATGTACCTGCGCGGGGTGGGACTCGACGTCAACACGCTGCCGGTGGTCGCGGTTGGCCTCGGCGTCGGCATCGACTACGGAATTTATCTGCTGAGCCGCATCTGCGAGGAGTTCCAGGGCGCCGCCGACGGCGACGTCCAGGGCGCGGTGACGCGCGCGCTGTTCACCACCGGCGAGGCGACCTTTTTCGTCGCTTTCACGATGGTCCTGGGTGTGCTGCCGTGGTACTTCCTGTCCGACCTGCGATTTCTGGCCGAGATGGGGCTGATGCTGGCGCTGGTGATGGCGTTCAACGGGCTGCTCGCGATGACCGTGCTGCCGTTGGAAACGGTGCTGCTTCGCCCGCGCTTTCTGGGTCGCGTCAAGTTGATGCGGCGCAAGGGATGA
- the aroB gene encoding 3-dehydroquinate synthase — translation MRSFRVELGPNAHPVHVGAGALEQLGRLARAAAVAPGRAALVTDSNVARLYGERVAASLRAAGFIPRMVEVAAGEQSKSLATLERVYDALVEAELDRASAVFALGGGVIGDLAGFAAATYMRGIALVQIPTTVVAQVDSALGGKTAVNHPRAKNLIGAFYQPRLVVADVSTLISLPEREFREGLAEVIKYGAIMDAAMVDALERGLDAILRREPAALEDAVERSLRHKAAVVASDEREGSLRRILNYGHTVGHALEASAGYGSLLHGEAVAIGMVAAGRLSQAFAGLAAADAARLERLLSRAGLPTAMPAGWRGGEEFARAMRLDKKRAGDAIEFILLDRLGHALTRKLSFAEILSGLG, via the coding sequence ATGCGCAGCTTCCGTGTAGAGCTCGGCCCCAACGCCCATCCGGTGCACGTCGGCGCGGGTGCGCTGGAACAGCTCGGCCGGCTGGCGCGCGCGGCCGCAGTGGCGCCCGGGCGCGCCGCGCTCGTCACCGACTCCAACGTCGCGCGGCTCTACGGCGAGCGCGTGGCCGCCTCACTCAGGGCCGCGGGCTTCATCCCGCGCATGGTCGAGGTCGCCGCCGGCGAGCAGAGCAAGTCCCTCGCGACGCTCGAGCGCGTGTACGACGCGCTGGTCGAGGCCGAGCTCGACCGCGCAAGCGCCGTATTCGCGCTCGGCGGCGGCGTAATCGGCGACCTCGCCGGCTTTGCCGCCGCCACCTACATGCGCGGCATCGCTCTGGTGCAGATTCCGACCACCGTGGTCGCGCAGGTCGATTCGGCGCTCGGCGGCAAGACCGCCGTGAACCATCCGCGGGCGAAAAACCTGATCGGCGCCTTTTATCAGCCGCGGCTCGTCGTCGCCGACGTTTCCACGCTCATCTCACTTCCCGAGCGCGAGTTCCGCGAGGGGCTGGCCGAGGTGATCAAATACGGCGCGATCATGGACGCGGCGATGGTCGATGCGCTCGAGCGCGGGCTGGATGCGATCCTGCGCCGCGAGCCGGCCGCGCTCGAAGACGCCGTCGAGCGCTCGCTGCGGCACAAGGCGGCGGTCGTGGCGAGCGACGAGCGCGAAGGATCCTTGCGCAGGATTCTCAACTACGGGCACACGGTCGGCCATGCGCTGGAAGCGTCGGCGGGCTACGGCAGCCTGCTGCACGGCGAGGCAGTGGCGATCGGGATGGTCGCGGCGGGGCGGCTCTCGCAGGCCTTTGCCGGGCTCGCCGCCGCCGATGCCGCGCGTCTGGAGCGCCTGCTCTCGCGAGCGGGGCTGCCGACGGCGATGCCCGCGGGATGGCGCGGCGGCGAGGAGTTCGCCCGCGCGATGCGGCTGGACAAGAAGCGCGCGGGCGACGCGATCGAATTCATCCTGCTCGACCGTCTGGGCCACGCGCTCACCCGCAAGCTCAGCTTCGCCGAAATCCTCAGCGGGCTCGGTTAG
- a CDS encoding shikimate kinase: MAPKLILTGFMAAGKSAVGRAVAARLGLRLRDSDAELVARAGRPIEEIFARDGEAHFRALEREVIAELAADAERCPRCGAARAAVISTGGGALVDERNHAALKRAGVIVCLTARPEVVAARVRRSRETRPKLLEGGKPLEQRIAELMEERRTAYARADFTVDTSDLTVAEAAERVIEIFTAHGGAAAGAHQCAASV, encoded by the coding sequence ATGGCGCCCAAGCTTATCCTGACCGGCTTCATGGCCGCGGGTAAAAGCGCGGTGGGGCGGGCAGTCGCGGCGCGCCTGGGGCTGCGGCTGCGCGACAGCGACGCCGAGCTGGTCGCGCGCGCGGGGCGGCCGATCGAGGAGATCTTCGCGCGCGACGGCGAGGCGCATTTCCGCGCGCTCGAGCGCGAGGTGATCGCCGAGCTCGCCGCCGACGCGGAGCGCTGTCCGCGATGCGGCGCGGCGCGGGCGGCGGTGATTTCGACCGGCGGCGGCGCGCTGGTTGATGAGCGCAACCACGCCGCGCTCAAGCGCGCCGGGGTGATCGTATGCCTGACCGCGCGGCCCGAGGTTGTCGCCGCGCGCGTGCGCCGCTCGCGCGAGACGCGGCCCAAGCTGCTCGAAGGCGGCAAACCGCTGGAGCAGCGGATCGCCGAGCTGATGGAAGAACGGCGCACCGCCTACGCGCGCGCCGACTTCACCGTCGATACCTCCGATCTCACCGTCGCCGAGGCGGCTGAGCGCGTGATCGAAATCTTCACCGCGCACGGCGGCGCCGCCGCAGGGGCCCATCAATGCGCAGCTTCCGTGTAG
- the aroC gene encoding chorismate synthase encodes MLRFLTAGESHGPELVAIVEGFPAGFDIDLAKINADLARRQKGYGRGGRMAIERDEVRVVSGIRFGRSLGSPITLIVENRDFRNWQKRMSLDPRDREAAEPVTRPRPGHADLAGVLKYNLDDVRDVLERASARETTMRVAIGALTRQILEPFGITVLGYVVSIGATVARTPADLSIAELRRVTEDSQVRVADPEAERAIIAEIDECKKAGDTLGGVVEVVATGLPVGLGSHVQWDRKLDGRLAHALLSLQAVKGVEVGMGFRAAATRGSALHDEIGYDAEARRFLRNSNNSGGTEGGMSTGEPLRVRAAFKPLSTLMRPLRSVDIRTKAESVGNTERSDVCAIPAAAVIAEAVVAFELAAAFLEKFGGDSRAEIARNYAGFLEQVRNF; translated from the coding sequence ATGCTGCGTTTTCTGACAGCCGGTGAATCGCACGGCCCCGAACTGGTCGCGATAGTCGAAGGCTTCCCGGCCGGTTTCGATATTGACCTCGCAAAGATCAACGCCGATCTCGCGCGCCGCCAGAAGGGCTACGGGCGCGGCGGGCGGATGGCGATCGAGCGCGACGAGGTGCGGGTGGTTTCCGGGATCCGCTTCGGCCGCTCGCTCGGCAGCCCGATTACGCTCATCGTCGAAAACCGCGACTTCAGGAACTGGCAGAAGCGGATGTCGCTCGACCCGCGCGACCGCGAAGCCGCCGAACCGGTCACCCGTCCGCGCCCCGGCCATGCCGACCTCGCCGGCGTGCTCAAGTACAACCTCGACGACGTCCGCGACGTGCTCGAACGCGCCTCGGCGCGCGAGACCACGATGCGCGTCGCGATTGGCGCGCTGACCCGGCAGATCCTCGAGCCATTCGGGATAACGGTCCTCGGCTACGTTGTCAGCATCGGTGCGACCGTCGCGCGCACGCCCGCCGACCTCAGTATCGCGGAGCTGCGCCGCGTAACCGAAGACTCCCAGGTGCGTGTCGCCGACCCCGAGGCCGAACGCGCAATTATCGCCGAGATCGACGAGTGCAAAAAGGCCGGCGACACGCTGGGCGGCGTGGTCGAGGTCGTCGCCACCGGACTGCCGGTCGGGCTCGGTAGCCACGTCCAGTGGGATCGCAAGCTCGATGGGCGGCTCGCGCATGCGCTGCTGAGCCTGCAGGCGGTCAAGGGAGTCGAGGTCGGGATGGGCTTCAGAGCGGCGGCGACCCGCGGCTCGGCGCTGCACGACGAGATCGGCTACGATGCCGAGGCGCGCCGCTTCCTTCGCAACTCCAACAACTCCGGCGGCACCGAGGGCGGGATGAGCACGGGCGAGCCGCTGCGTGTGCGCGCCGCGTTCAAACCGCTGTCCACCCTGATGCGTCCGCTGCGCTCGGTCGATATCCGCACCAAGGCGGAGTCGGTCGGCAACACCGAGCGCTCCGACGTGTGCGCGATTCCGGCGGCCGCGGTAATCGCCGAGGCGGTGGTGGCGTTCGAGCTGGCGGCGGCCTTCCTGGAGAAATTCGGCGGCGACTCGCGCGCCGAGATCGCGCGCAACTACGCGGGCTTCCTCGAACAGGTACGCAACTTTTGA
- a CDS encoding MaoC family dehydratase N-terminal domain-containing protein — METRYFEDWKVGDRIETLGRTVGDAEISQFVGLSGMFEELFMNEEYVKKSSLYPRRFAPGALIFAFTEGLIILSGCIHGVGLALVALENMTFRRPLFAGDTMRVRVEVIETRASSRGDRGLVTFRHTVLNQEGETVMECTVKRMLRGRNFKISLG, encoded by the coding sequence ATGGAGACGCGCTACTTCGAGGACTGGAAGGTCGGCGACCGCATCGAGACCCTCGGCCGCACCGTGGGCGATGCGGAAATCTCGCAGTTCGTCGGGCTCAGTGGGATGTTCGAGGAGCTCTTCATGAACGAGGAGTACGTCAAGAAGTCCTCGCTCTACCCGCGGCGCTTCGCCCCCGGCGCGCTCATCTTCGCCTTCACCGAGGGCCTGATCATCCTGAGCGGATGTATCCACGGCGTGGGGCTTGCGCTGGTGGCGCTCGAGAACATGACCTTTCGCCGCCCGCTGTTCGCAGGCGACACGATGCGCGTGCGGGTCGAGGTCATCGAGACGCGCGCGAGCAGCCGGGGCGACCGCGGCCTCGTCACCTTCCGCCATACCGTGCTCAACCAGGAGGGGGAAACGGTGATGGAATGCACGGTCAAGCGGATGCTGCGCGGGCGCAACTTCAAGATTTCTTTGGGTTGA
- a CDS encoding SDR family NAD(P)-dependent oxidoreductase: protein MKLQGKVAIVTGAGRGMGRAIAARFASEGANLAAFLASPESDNITGQSFNADGGLMCD from the coding sequence ATGAAGCTTCAGGGCAAGGTCGCAATCGTCACCGGCGCGGGGCGCGGGATGGGCCGCGCGATCGCCGCGCGCTTTGCCAGCGAGGGCGCCAACTTGGCGGCCTTCCTCGCCTCGCCCGAGTCGGACAATATCACCGGGCAGTCGTTCAACGCGGACGGCGGCCTGATGTGTGACTGA
- a CDS encoding LLM class F420-dependent oxidoreductase yields MKVGLFAVVSGRVTGMAVMKAFAQSAERCGFSTLWVPEHVVLLDQYASHYPYRSDARLPGPTDQPIADPFLALCTMGSVTERIRLATGICLVPEHNPLVLAKVVATLDSLCQGRVILGVGIGWLEEEFRALGIPWERRAQRTREYIEAMRRLWSEPLSSYHGEFVNFDGVRSYPKPVRGAELPVFFGGESGPALRRVAEYGNGWVGFNLSPDEAAAKVRRIEELLRASRRKRSDLELAVSPYTKPVSPDDLKRYRDAGVDEVVIVNVRAPRTVEEAAERVEEAARAWVEPAAKL; encoded by the coding sequence ATGAAAGTTGGACTCTTCGCAGTGGTTTCGGGACGGGTGACCGGGATGGCGGTGATGAAGGCGTTCGCGCAGAGCGCGGAGCGCTGCGGTTTCTCGACCCTGTGGGTGCCCGAGCACGTGGTGCTGCTCGACCAGTACGCCTCGCACTATCCCTATCGCAGCGACGCCAGGCTTCCCGGGCCCACCGATCAACCGATCGCCGATCCGTTCCTTGCGCTGTGCACGATGGGCTCGGTGACGGAAAGGATCCGCCTCGCCACCGGCATCTGCCTGGTGCCCGAGCATAACCCGCTCGTGCTGGCCAAAGTGGTGGCAACGCTCGACTCGCTCTGCCAGGGGCGCGTGATCCTCGGCGTCGGGATCGGATGGCTGGAAGAGGAGTTCCGCGCGCTGGGGATCCCGTGGGAACGGCGCGCGCAGCGCACCCGCGAGTATATCGAGGCGATGCGCCGGCTGTGGAGCGAGCCGCTCAGCTCCTACCATGGCGAGTTTGTCAATTTTGATGGCGTGCGCTCTTATCCCAAGCCCGTGCGCGGCGCCGAGCTGCCGGTCTTCTTCGGCGGCGAAAGCGGTCCCGCGCTGCGCCGGGTCGCCGAGTACGGCAACGGATGGGTCGGCTTCAATCTTTCGCCCGACGAAGCGGCGGCCAAGGTCAGGCGTATCGAGGAGCTGCTGCGCGCAAGCCGCCGCAAACGCTCCGACCTCGAGCTGGCGGTCTCGCCCTACACCAAGCCGGTCTCACCCGACGATCTCAAGCGCTACCGCGACGCCGGGGTGGACGAGGTCGTAATCGTCAACGTGCGCGCGCCGCGCACGGTTGAGGAAGCGGCCGAGCGGGTCGAGGAGGCGGCGCGCGCATGGGTCGAGCCCGCCGCCAAGCTGTAA
- a CDS encoding nuclear transport factor 2 family protein yields MSWLIPGNLPVSGLKKGKAGILEFLRSAAKLFPSGLKSEVRRVYGEGDVVIVDLTNRGKLGNGRDYENEHCFIYEIENGKIRRIREYVDTEKVKDLMS; encoded by the coding sequence GTGAGTTGGCTCATCCCGGGCAACCTGCCGGTCTCGGGGCTCAAGAAGGGCAAGGCCGGAATACTGGAGTTTTTGCGCAGCGCGGCGAAGCTGTTTCCGAGCGGGCTTAAGAGCGAAGTGCGGCGCGTCTACGGCGAGGGCGACGTTGTGATCGTCGACCTGACGAACCGCGGCAAGCTCGGCAACGGCCGCGACTACGAGAACGAGCACTGTTTCATTTACGAGATCGAGAACGGCAAAATCCGGCGCATTCGCGAGTACGTCGATACCGAGAAGGTGAAGGATTTGATGTCGTAG
- a CDS encoding iron-containing alcohol dehydrogenase: MDPVAGEFNFTRLEKVVFGPGKVAGLGRELERRGLKRALIVTGKTLGRSPLLDKVTSAAGARLAGVFKGAGQHVPSATVGALVEEYQRSGADCMVSFGGGSPIDTVKVAAKRILEGSPPKGADAHTIDFESAMAGAAGGPDLIHVALPTTLSAGEYTPVGGVTDEASHIKGGVSDPRLQPRTIFLDPELTVETPAWLWAATGMRALDHAVEASYSTRHQPLTDALAARAIALLTTHLTASLKTTGAESLAHRGQCQLAAWFSIFGAMNTRFGISHALGHQIGPMWNVPHGVTSCITLPHVMRYMAGVAPERFGPIAEGFGVRFDPANPKPAALECAERTARFIAHFEVPNRLRDAGVPREELGAIAATVLDEVERAQTVGRPITRDDLLRLLEAAY; this comes from the coding sequence ATGGACCCAGTGGCGGGCGAGTTCAACTTCACGCGGCTGGAAAAGGTCGTCTTTGGCCCGGGCAAGGTCGCGGGTCTGGGCCGCGAGCTCGAGCGGCGCGGGCTTAAGCGCGCGCTGATTGTGACTGGCAAGACGCTCGGCCGCTCGCCGCTGCTCGACAAGGTGACGAGCGCCGCCGGCGCGCGGCTGGCCGGCGTATTCAAGGGCGCCGGCCAGCACGTACCGTCGGCTACCGTGGGCGCGCTGGTCGAGGAATATCAGCGCAGCGGCGCCGACTGCATGGTCAGCTTCGGCGGCGGCAGCCCAATCGACACGGTCAAGGTCGCCGCCAAGCGCATTCTCGAAGGCTCCCCGCCCAAGGGCGCCGACGCGCATACGATCGACTTCGAGTCCGCGATGGCCGGAGCGGCCGGCGGGCCGGACCTGATCCATGTCGCGCTGCCGACAACACTCTCGGCCGGCGAGTACACGCCGGTGGGCGGCGTTACCGACGAGGCGAGCCACATCAAGGGCGGGGTGAGCGACCCACGGCTTCAGCCGCGCACGATCTTTCTCGACCCCGAACTTACGGTCGAGACGCCGGCCTGGCTGTGGGCGGCAACCGGGATGCGCGCGCTCGATCACGCGGTCGAAGCAAGCTACTCGACGCGCCATCAGCCGCTGACCGACGCGCTCGCCGCGCGTGCGATCGCGCTTCTGACCACGCATCTGACGGCCTCGCTTAAGACCACCGGCGCGGAGTCCCTCGCCCATCGCGGGCAATGCCAGCTCGCGGCGTGGTTCTCGATCTTCGGCGCAATGAACACGCGCTTTGGGATCTCGCATGCGCTCGGCCATCAGATCGGCCCGATGTGGAACGTGCCGCACGGCGTCACCTCATGCATCACGCTGCCCCACGTAATGCGCTACATGGCGGGCGTCGCGCCCGAGCGCTTCGGCCCCATCGCCGAGGGCTTCGGCGTGCGCTTCGACCCTGCCAATCCGAAGCCGGCGGCGCTGGAGTGCGCCGAGCGCACTGCCCGCTTCATCGCCCACTTCGAGGTTCCCAATCGCCTGCGCGACGCGGGCGTCCCGCGCGAGGAGCTGGGCGCGATCGCGGCGACCGTGCTCGACGAGGTCGAACGCGCGCAAACCGTCGGCCGACCGATAACCCGCGACGACCTGCTGCGGCTGCTGGAGGCCGCCTACTGA
- a CDS encoding L,D-transpeptidase has protein sequence MLDPRNWAVMAYKSRHELVVYFEGHLYKKYHAVFGRSLEAGGKEWSGDRRTPEGVYRIIRKRPNRRWRYFLQIDYPNDYDRAVYHEMLLEGQVPKSHGRATPEGGAVGIHGTDVPILNSGNINWTTGCISVDNGAIDELEALLPVGALVVIKP, from the coding sequence GTGCTCGACCCCCGCAACTGGGCGGTGATGGCGTATAAGTCGCGCCACGAGTTGGTGGTCTATTTCGAGGGCCACCTCTATAAGAAATATCACGCGGTGTTCGGGCGCAGCCTGGAGGCGGGGGGCAAGGAATGGTCGGGCGACCGGCGCACGCCCGAGGGCGTTTACCGGATAATTCGCAAGCGCCCCAACCGTCGATGGCGCTATTTCCTGCAAATCGATTACCCCAACGACTACGACCGCGCGGTCTATCACGAGATGCTGCTTGAGGGCCAAGTGCCCAAGAGCCACGGGCGCGCAACGCCCGAAGGGGGCGCCGTGGGCATCCACGGCACCGACGTCCCGATTCTCAACTCGGGCAACATCAACTGGACTACCGGGTGCATTTCGGTCGATAACGGCGCGATCGACGAACTCGAAGCGCTTCTGCCCGTGGGCGCGCTCGTGGTAATCAAACCCTGA
- a CDS encoding flavin reductase family protein, giving the protein MDTDLTAAFASLTTGIYVLTVADGAQHHGMSSSWATQVSGEPPLFSVAVDNGHFSSNVLMRTGLFGLNIVGARGKALEDYFYSAAARRPDNLAGMDYELSPKLGVPWLGAAMVSVEARVVNSVLAGDHRIFIAEPVGVRIRAADRPLTSLDLDYVYLGGRQVVARDRSGW; this is encoded by the coding sequence ATGGACACCGATTTGACCGCCGCATTCGCGTCGCTCACCACCGGAATCTACGTGCTTACGGTCGCCGACGGCGCGCAGCACCACGGGATGTCGTCATCGTGGGCGACGCAGGTTTCGGGCGAACCGCCGCTGTTCTCGGTCGCCGTGGATAACGGCCATTTCTCATCCAACGTGCTGATGCGCACGGGCTTATTCGGGCTCAACATCGTCGGGGCGCGCGGCAAGGCGCTGGAGGACTACTTCTACTCGGCGGCGGCACGGCGGCCCGACAATCTGGCAGGGATGGATTACGAACTGTCACCCAAGCTGGGCGTACCGTGGCTGGGCGCGGCGATGGTCTCAGTCGAGGCGCGGGTGGTCAACAGCGTACTCGCCGGAGATCACAGGATATTCATCGCCGAGCCGGTGGGAGTGCGGATTCGCGCCGCCGATCGGCCGCTCACCTCGCTCGACCTAGATTATGTGTATCTAGGCGGGCGTCAGGTGGTCGCGCGCGATCGCAGCGGATGGTGA
- a CDS encoding flavin reductase family protein, with product MAIDKNELRRVMGHFATGVTVITTCSKDGQPYGLTANAFTSVSLTPPLLLICVDKKAESYPYFEQSKVFTVNILADDQEAISRRFAVSGGPKFEGVAYRMGANGAPILEGTVGYIECTLYATYDGGDHTIYLGEIQQAETSDRKPLLFFRGGYRTLGD from the coding sequence ATGGCCATCGACAAGAACGAGCTGCGCCGCGTGATGGGACACTTCGCGACCGGCGTCACCGTGATCACTACCTGCTCCAAGGACGGCCAGCCTTACGGGCTGACCGCCAACGCCTTTACTTCGGTTTCCCTGACGCCGCCGCTGCTCCTGATCTGCGTGGACAAGAAGGCCGAGAGCTATCCCTACTTCGAACAGAGCAAAGTCTTCACGGTGAACATCCTGGCCGACGACCAGGAGGCGATTTCGCGGCGCTTTGCGGTTAGCGGCGGCCCGAAATTCGAAGGCGTCGCCTACCGCATGGGCGCGAACGGCGCGCCGATCCTCGAAGGCACCGTCGGCTATATCGAATGCACTCTTTATGCCACCTACGACGGGGGCGATCACACGATCTACCTCGGCGAAATTCAGCAGGCCGAAACCTCAGACCGCAAGCCCCTGCTCTTCTTCCGTGGCGGCTATCGCACGCTTGGCGACTGA